CTCCACGTGGACAGAGCGATTAGCACGTCGTTTTGCATCCCGCAATCTTTGTTTTGCGCCCCGAATTGCCTCTTGCATCAGTCTCGCAAATTCTGTACGATCATGTGGCTGTGGTATTGTTCGACACTCACGTAAGGCATCTGCGTAAACAATCATCGAAACCTTGCATTGAATATAGGGTAACGTATTATTAGTCAATAACGATAATCTTAGTCATACACACCAAAAAATACCTTTCCGATACAGGTATTAAATAACGGTCGCAGATTCTCTTTATCTGAAATAGTCTTTCCAGTCCAAGAGAATTTTTGTGTGAGGCTATCCGTCATGGCTTCCTTCAAAAATTGGTTGAGAGCATCTCTAGCTGTGACACCACCAACGTTAATAAGATAGTGTCTCTGAAATCCATATCACTCGTTTTTAAACTTGCAATAAACGTCACTGAAATTAGTTACCACCCGAGAAAAAATACAGTATCGGGTGATATGATAAAACTATAATGCTTACTAGAGATCGTTGTCTTTCAGGATCTTCTTCAAACTCTTGGAATACCTCCAAGGAATCAAGAGGGAACCCTGGTGGCTTCTCATATGGGTACGCCCGTTCAATATCCTGCtcttttttaatcatttgtcTGCAAGAATATTATTTGTGGAAGCAGCTTATCATGCAAGCAGTGGCATAATGAACAATCTTAATTTGGAATTCAGTtttaagttgttttttttcaactataacACCTGTTGTACCGCCatctttcaatttcatataCATGGCAGTAGATGCGAATAATatcaggaaatgaaaaatagaaccTTAGATAATATATGAATGCATTACTTGATAACTGTTTCGAAATGCTGGTAACGATTCTCTGCATAGTTGTTAAGCTTGGTCATGTCTTCACGGTGGTCCTTTCGAATTCTCATTGCAAAGTCTAGAAAGCATTGCTTTTGTCGCTCCTCATGCTGTTGAAGAAGATCTTGCAAACTGTCAATGGTGGATCGGGCAATACGCTCAAGTGTCTGCTCTGAAGACACAGTCGGTGTATGGTAACGATTTTCTTCAACTGTACCTGTGAGTTTGTAGTCAAAACGTATTAGTGAATGAAAAACACTTGAGTCAGTTCTTACAGCAAAGATCAGAATTGTTATATTAACCTGATACAGTGACCGGACGTAGATTCACTGATGCTCCATGTGAATTCAAAGGAATATGATTATTTTGCTCTTCCACGTGATTTTGTCGTCTTGTGGTTAGTCGTACTACATCGCTAAATGTTATAGAGTTGCTTGAGTGTAATTGTGAATTTGGGATGATTTCCTCAGAGTCATCATGATCACTGGCCAATTCAAAATGTTGTGAGTCTTTTGAAGTAATTTGATTCGCCATCATCGCAATGCGTTGCTCCATGGATACGCGCTTCTTTAGTAGGTTTGGAGCTGCAGTTCTCTCATCTGCGGACGACTCGGTTGTACAATATCGCTCTGGCTTTTGAATAATGCGTCCTTGGCTGCTCAGTGTTATTGATTTCTTCTGCATTTTACTGCACAGTTATTGAACAcatgaaacaaaagaaaaattatactgcgaagaaagaaagaaatttacaTAATAATCTAGGATAGGAAAGTAGAAATACTTGGAAAATCTTCCGAAAAAACTCAAGCATGATGCAACAGGGTCATAATTACAACCACAACTCTATTTGAATTTGTGCCAGTACCAGACCAAAGCGGCATACGATAACATTTTGCTGCGACGTCTGACACTGCCACTAATTCAATATCACTCGAGACATTAGTACATTTGAAAATTCCTACGGACGATGATGATCTGCCaacattgtataaattttgtacagtATTAAACTTCCTAGCTACGAGAACCTGATGACCACCTATATCTAGAATGTTACAAATCTCACAAAGAGATCCATCTTTAAGCATAACAGTGTTGTTACCGTCATtaatactgaaaatttttttgccagATTTCAATTTAGCGAATTGCCTGGCACTTGCATCGCAATTCTCAGGAAGGGGTCCAGCGTTGTGCATTCCTAATAATCTGTTTTCATGGCTGTGGGATACTTTATTAAATGTTGTATAACAATCACGCTCCATCAGTCGCCGAGCAAATTGCTGAAGAGGACAATGTTGGTTCCTTACATATTTACGAAAGATAGGCATGTTATTTTCATATGGAAAAGCGGAAAATGAATCTAGAGCACCAAATCGTCGGTAATCGTCAACCAGATGCAACAGACCATGTACATTGTAACTCAGAAATGCTGGGCCATATAAGTCTTCTGCAGATGTGACGAACAATTTCAAAGCATATTCTGCGAATAAAAGATCTTCAGGTGATGCGGACGAAGTTGAAAGTATGCGAATAGCTATATGAAGAAGCAGGAAGTGTAGGTAGTAGTCAGGTTCTAATACACCATATAGCACGACAGGGCCAGTATACAAGAGGAACTGGCGAAACTCAGTTGCTTTGTAGCGTTTGAATTCAGAAATTGGCCTAGGAGGACGTGAGAACTCTCGTGGACATAGTTTTCCAATATCTTTTAGACGTGAAGATATTACACTGATTTGTCGGCCTGACCACTTTGCAGCACGAGAAAACTTACCGTCAACCCCTGCTTCGATCAGTTTCTTCATTACCCCTAAGAATGCAAGGTGCATTTCATCATATGGTACACCTGTTACCCTACCTATTCTAAGAAGAGTGAGAGGGCTGCCTCCCTCCTTGTGGTGATCCTCTTCAAGTTCCTGGTCGTATTCTATGTCAGTTCGCAAACAGTGGTCAGTACCTCGGAATATCATTCTACCTTCGAACCTTGAGCCTATAACTTTGCATTTAGAGCACGGTTTTGAAGACATGTGTCCTTTGTGGTTTAATATAAAAGCTCTAGCCGGAGCATCAGCTATGAAgcatctgaattttatttttactaaatGATTCTTGAAATGGATACCACCGCTGGCGAAAACCTCTTGGACTTCATTTGTGAACATTTTAAAGAAATTGTTCGGGTCTTTTGGCTTACCCTTCCCATAATAGACACCTGCGATAAGTATAGAGCTATCaggaatatttattattcggAACTGGATAGGCCAATACTGAGTTGAACCGTCTTTTGCACCAGCAGCTCCATCAGTACTAACATCGATTTCTAAGATATTAGGTATGGCATATGTGTGTTTCGACAgttcttttaaaattccagCAACAAAACCTACATGCCAATATTTTCCGGGTTCAACATCAATCAATTCAACGCGACGATTGCAAGTCCCAATCAATGTTCTTACATCTTGTGGAAGAGAGGCCAAACAGCGATGTGATCTGAGAACTGTAAGTATTGAGTTCGCCTGGACATTGTTGATGTTATTCTCAATAAAACAATCAGCTAACTGTGTTCGAAagcaattttttaatcgaataCTGCCTTCTTCACCCATAGACTGACTGTTACTATCATCTTCACAGATAGCATCTGAATCTGAACACTCATATTCGGAAGAATTATCTTTCGCCTCGTGAGCTAAGTTATTCCAAGTAACCGAACTTTGCGGTTTGTGAGGAGGACTGTCATTTGGTAAAATAGATGCTACGACGTTTCCATTATTCAAAGATATTTCCTCAGAACTATCATTATTGACGATATTGCAACGTAAATAAGGATTAGCATCGGCATGCCTCGCCATTCTACGGTCATTTAAACGATTACGCCGTTGCCTTTGAGTGAGTTGACTAAAGGGGTTTCGTTTCAGCCTAATCATGATTCAGGCATGTATATAGACAAGCtacagaaattattaataatattgtatatatagtTATAGTAGAGGCAACAAATACAAATCTTTGAGAATTACGGGACTTGAAATTTGACGAAATATCACTTTCGTACGTAAAAGTAATAGCAATGGCCAAAAATTTAACTTAAAAAGTGAGCTAATATAGgtaatattgtattatatgtCAACATTTGAACCCGACATGCAGGTCTCCATATGTGcattaattttgaaagataATTTGAAACGACACTTACTCTGTGAAATGAAGTAttgtgtttctttttgttttccttccAGCACCGCGTGTACGTCTTACGGCTGATAAAATGTCGTCGACAATATCTTTACACGTTTTACTGGGATCCCCAAGCTTCCCCGGTTCCCGCTATtattgtatgtaatatataggGTATAAGCATCCTGCGCGCACGTGCGGGACGGTTGCGAAGTACGAAGAACAGAATTGCGGCAGACGTCGCATGAATGCTGCAGCAAGCGCTGTTAGACAGTCCCTTACAGCTTTGCTGTTTGCTCGCTTGTTTTGCGTCGCCATACACCAATCATGCATTATTCTGCCGTATGGCGCTGCCGATCAAGATCTTGCATGATCTGACGGCGCATGAAATGCTACCTGGGTATAAGCAACTTACGCTATACCATATAGCCTGGAgtatagaagactgtaaaaccatagataaatgtataaccaatataatgtaaagatagcactgctgcaataACCCATAAAACCAGAGACTGCAAAACCTTCAAAGCCGCGAATACTAATTATCCAGCATGAACTATACCTTCCTCCGTAacgccgtattgtaggcaacacgcgcaacgttttgaaggcaatgcagatctccaatgtggagccatacAGAGCTTCATCTAGAGAACACATTAGGAAAATTACCGACGAAACGATTGAAGGTAAATCAACTCGCAATAAACCCCAAGATGCATACGTGGCAACGCCCAATGACAGGCAACCAACAAACATAAAgaaaacgttctagaagcttccaagccgatttatatcaatataagaattattaattacagaggagaattatatacaaaagcacacatgtaaacctgctctaaaactatgaattatcaaattgttaaataccCTGAATCTATTAAGATAATTATAACACAAACACCTAAGAATATTCGCAGCAGCGCgattctaataatgttaaGCAAACAGCAACTATGTCTCATAAATAATTGCTATTGTACtccaggtgaataacgacagtaatcaattataatacatatgtaattttatatagatacacgctataaaactaacaaacgacGAGTGACCAATATGACTGTTCGCGccactttattattattctattagtttgtaaatttataacaaCAAATACTTTAGTTTCGTTATATTCGTATGTTGTACCTATTTACCACGTATAAGGTGACTAAAGAGTCACAACAGTAGATTTACTTTCTTACTCCACATGACAAGTAGTTCAACGTTATAGTAATTCAAATTACGTACTTATTGTCCACGCCAGAAATTCGTGGGCCGATACTCGAATCGGCAGTTACGTACGTTCGCTTGGCCGGTGAGGGCGCAGCGCAAGTTAGTTAGTCTCGAGCGCTCGAATAGGTAGGGCGTGTTAGGTTTGCTTTAGACACGCGCgtcgattatttcgtttcgAGTAGTTTTAAGATTTATCCGTTTAACACGGTCGGAGGAGACGCGGCACACCCTTTAGTAGGGCCGGAGGTGCCCGTCTCCCGGGCGAGCGTCATTGCACTTCAGCGTTGGTTCCCGAGACGTCGGGACCGCTGTTTGCACGTTATTGGGCCACCATGACGCTCCCCATTCCCTGCTTCCACGAGTGCGTGGAAGTTGCGGAGCACGGTTTCTCATGGAGACTTAGATAAGTTAGCTTGAGATtattgaatgatcattcaatcTGGTTGACGAGGAACGCACCAGCGACTGTATTATCCTGTTTTATGATGATCTGATTTGCAGTTAATAAACACTTGTCTTGCTTCGGCTTTTCCCTCTGCATCGTGAgggtttttatgccgaagCAAGCGTCTTGTCTTTCCCGCGAAattgtgttatttatttatacacccTCTCACTCACTCATTCCATCCCGATTGAAGTTAGAGAAGAACTCCGGTCAGACGACCTAAACATGGTGCCCCGGGTCAGGAGTGAGTGATTGGGTTTTTCTTGTTTGTCAAGTTCGTGTTAACTTGTCATCTGGTACTGGCTGGTGCGTCTTGTGTATGTCCTGTACGTGTGTAAGCCGAGACGAGGCTTAGGGATTAGGATTAGTGTGGCACAAAGGCCTTCGCGCGACACTAACTAACAGGCGATATATTGTAATACGTGGTCGCATTGTCGTCGTATGTgctgtgacgtggatttttcccgctcctcggtcactcggagaaaatgaccgagaacgtaccgcgtgcacaataatttggcgtccacgatgtaccctggatctaaaacaatatcgcaaagtttttgttgggcgcctggcgtgattaacacgcctcgaaatcattaatacactattcctcgggcatatgcccgatagctcagtaccgcggagaggggaggggtaatttttggagagagagagagagacactcgaaatgcacacgctatttaacaaaagtaaaataaaatcttatatttcacaatagcggtgatacaaaacaaaaaaaatataatccaaaaatcgctcatcgcgagtctaaaactaaacagaaaattacacgtaa
The Neodiprion lecontei isolate iyNeoLeco1 chromosome 3, iyNeoLeco1.1, whole genome shotgun sequence DNA segment above includes these coding regions:
- the LOC107224064 gene encoding uncharacterized protein LOC107224064 isoform X2, whose protein sequence is MHDWCMATQNKRANSKAVRDCLTALAAAFMRRLPQFCSSYFATIIPNSQLHSSNSITFSDVVRLTTRRQNHVEEQNNHIPLNSHGASVNLRPVTVSGTVEENRYHTPTVSSEQTLERIARSTIDSLQDLLQQHEERQKQCFLDFAMRIRKDHREDMTKLNNYAENRYQHFETVIKQMIKKEQDIERAYPYEKPPGFPLDSLEVFQEFEEDPERQRSLRHYLINVGGVTARDALNQFLKEAMTDSLTQKFSWTGKTISDALRECRTIPQPHDRTEFARLMQEAIRGAKQRLRDAKRRANRSVHVEGRRQKYMAEMANRYEVEHPGQ
- the LOC107224064 gene encoding uncharacterized protein LOC107224064 isoform X3; the encoded protein is MHDWCMATQNKRANSKAVRDCLTALAAAFMRRLPQFCSSYFATIIPNSQLHSSNSITFSDVVRLTTRRQNHVEEQNNHIPLNSHGASVNLRPVTVSGTVEENRYHTPTVSSEQTLERIARSTIDSLQDLLQQHEERQKQCFLDFAMRIRKDHREDMTKLNNYAENRYQHFETVIKQMIKKEQDIERAYPYEKPPGFPLDSLEVFQEFEEDPERQRSLRHYLINVGGVTARDALNQFLKEAMTDSLTQKFSWTGKTISDKENLRPLFNTCIGKMPYVSVEQYHSHMIVQNLRD
- the LOC107224064 gene encoding uncharacterized protein LOC107224064 isoform X4; translated protein: MHDWCMATQNKRANSKAVRDCLTALAAAFMRRLPQFCSSYFATIIPNSQLHSSNSITFSDVVRLTTRRQNHVEEQNNHIPLNSHGASVNLRPVTVSGTVEENRYHTPTVSSEQTLERIARSTIDSLQDLLQQHEERQKQCFLDFAMRIRKDHREDMTKLNNYAENRYQHFETVIKQMIKKEQDIERAYPYEKPPGFPLDSLEVFQEFEEDPERQRSLRHYLINVGGVTARDALNQFLKEAMTDSLTQKFSWTGKTISDKENLRPLFNTCIGKVFFGFDDCLRRCLT
- the LOC107224064 gene encoding uncharacterized protein LOC107224064 isoform X1 is translated as MHDWCMATQNKRANSKAVRDCLTALAAAFMRRLPQFCSSYFATIIPNSQLHSSNSITFSDVVRLTTRRQNHVEEQNNHIPLNSHGASVNLRPVTVSGTVEENRYHTPTVSSEQTLERIARSTIDSLQDLLQQHEERQKQCFLDFAMRIRKDHREDMTKLNNYAENRYQHFETVIKQMIKKEQDIERAYPYEKPPGFPLDSLEVFQEFEEDPERQRSLRHYLINVGGVTARDALNQFLKEAMTDSLTQKFSWTGKTISDKENLRPLFNTCIGKVFFDALRECRTIPQPHDRTEFARLMQEAIRGAKQRLRDAKRRANRSVHVEGRRQKYMAEMANRYEVEHPGQ
- the LOC107224064 gene encoding uncharacterized protein LOC107224064 isoform X5; protein product: MHDWCMATQNKRANSKAVRDCLTALAAAFMRRLPQFCSSYFATIIPNSQLHSSNSITFSDVVRLTTRRQNHVEEQNNHIPLNSHGASVNLRPVTVSGTVEENRYHTPTVSSEQTLERIARSTIDSLQDLLQQHEERQKQCFLDFAMRIRKDHREDMTKLNNYAENRYQHFETVIKQMIKKEQDIERAYPYEKPPGFPLDSLEVFQEFEEDPERQRSLRHYLINVGGVTARDALNQFLKEAMTDSLTQKFSWTGKTISGFDDCLRRCLT